Part of the Cereibacter sphaeroides 2.4.1 genome, CATTTCGGGCTTCATCCGCGCGATCCACGGAGGGGCCATGGCACGCGCGCGACTTCGCATATGGGGCTGGTATTTCTTCGACTGGGCGAGCCAGCCCTACAGCACCCTCCTCCTGACCTTCGTCTTCGCACCCTATTTTGCCGAGGTGGCGCGCGGGCGCTATCTGGCCGAAGGCATGGACGCCGTGGCCGCGGGCGCGGCGGCGCAGTCGCTCTGGGCCACCGGCCTCGGCGCGGCCAGCCTTGTCGTGGCGCTGCTCGCGCCGCTTCTCGGGGCCGTCGCGGATGCGGGCGGGCGCAGGCTCGTCTGGATTTGGGGCTTTTCGGCCTTCTACATCCTGGGCTCGGCGGGGCTCTGGGCGCTGGCGCACGGCGGAGACGGCCTCGTCTGGGCGCTGGTCTGCTTCGGGCTGGGCTTCGTGGGGATGGAATTCGCGACCATCTTCACCAATGCGCTCCTGCCCTCGCTCGGGCCCCGCGACCGGATCGGCGAGATCTCGGGCTCGGGCTTCGCCTTCGGCTATCTGGGCGGCGTGCTGGCCCTGGCGCTGATGCTCCTCTTTCTGGCCGAGAGCGCGCAGACCGGGCGGACCCTCATCGGCCTTCCACCGGCCTTCGGCCTCGACCCGGAGCTGCGCGAGGGCACGCGCGCCGTGGGACCCTTCACCGCCCTCTGGTATGCGGTCTTCATGGTGCCCTTCTTCCTGTGGGTGCGCGAGCCCGCCCTGCCGCGCAGCCCTGTCCGGTTCGGCGCGGCTCTGGGCCGGCTCGGCAGCTTCCTGAAAAGCCTGCCCCGGCGGCGGAGCCTCGCGGCCTATCTCGCCTCGTCGCTCCTTTATCGCGACGCGCTGAACGCGCTCTACGGGTTCGGCGGCGTCTATGCCTCGGGCGTGCTCGGCTGGAGCATCATCCAGATCGGCGTCTTCGGCGTGGTGGGCGCGGTGACGGCCACCGTCGCCTCGTGGGCAGGAGGGCGCGCCGACCGCCGCTTCGGCCCGAAGCCCGTGATCGCCGTCTGCATCCTGCTTCTGACGGCGGTCTGCATCCTGATCGTCGGCACCGCGCGCGAGAGCCTCTTCGGCCAGCCGCTGCCCGAGGGCTCGCGCCTGCCCGATCTGATCTTCTTCGGCTGCGGCGCGCTGATCGGCGGCGCAGGCGGGGCGCTTCAGGCCGCGAGCCGCACGCTGATGGCCTGCCACACCACGCCCGAGCGCGCGACCGAGGCCTTCGGGATCTACGCTCTGTCCGGCAAGGTCACGAGTTTCCTCGCGCCGTTCCTGATCGCGCTCGCCACCGGCCTCAGCGGATCGCAGCGCGCGGGCATCGCTCCGCTGATCCTTCTCTTCCTTGCGGGGCTCGTTCTGCTAGTCTGGGTGAAACCGGGCGGCGAACAACGGGCAGTGACATGATACGCATTCTCTCCTTCCTCCTCGCTCTGGGGATGGCCACGGGCGTTCAGGCCGAACCCAAGGCCAACAAGCTGTTCGGGGCGCAGACCGGCCCCTCGCGCCATGCGCCCATGCCGATCGGCAGCTACAACCGGGGCTGCGCGGCGGGGCTCGTGCAGATGCCCGAGAGCGGGCCGACGTGGCAGGTGATGCGCCTGTCGCGCAACCGGGCCTGGGGCCATCCCGAGATGATCGAGTTCCTGCAGGCGCTGTCCGTGGCGGCGCGGCAGATCGGCTGGGCGGGGCTCTATGTCGGCGACATCAGCCAGCCGCGCGGCGGGCCCATGACCTCGGGCCATGCCAGCCACCAGATCGGCCTCGATGCGGATGTCTGGATGCTGCCGCCGCGGAGGCTCGACCTGACGGTGGCGGACCGCGAGCGGATCTCCTCGATCCCCGTCCGCTCGGCCGACCAGCGCAGCGTCACCGCGAACTGGACGCGGGCGCACCACACGCTCCTGCGCTCGGCCGCCTCCGACGACCGCGTGGACCGGATCTTCGTGGCCGCTGCCGTGAAGCTCGAGATGTGCAAGACCGCGACCCGCGCCGACCGGGCCTGGCTGCAGAAGATCCGCCCGGTGCCGGGGCACGACACCCATTTCCACATCCGCCTGAAATGCCCGCGCGGCGCGGTGGCCTGCCAGACGCAGACGCCCACGGTGGCCGAGCTCTCGAAGGGCGGCGACGGCTGCGACGAGACCCTGACCTGGTGGGTGACGGACTATCTGAACCCGCCCAAGTCGCCGCCGAAGAAGCCGTCGGGCCCGCGGCCCAAGGGCGCGCGCGACTACACGCTTTCCGATCTTCCCGCCCAATGCCGCGAAGTCCTCGCCTCGCGCTGATCGCGGGGCTCGTGCTGGGCCTTGCGCTCGGCGGCAGTGCGGACACACCGGGCGACGGGGTCACGCGCTTCGTCTGGACCGCCGAGGATCCTTTGTTCGGCGGGCTCTCGGCCCTCGAGATGTCGGAGGACGGCCGCTCGGTCACGGTTCTGTCGGACCGGGGGGCCTGGACGCGCGGACAAGTGATCCGCGACGCCGAGGGCCGGATCCTCGACATTCGGACCGAGCCGATGCGCCTTCTGCGCGGCCGCGGCGAGGAGCCTCTGGCGCGGCGGCGCAACGACAGCGAGGGGCTCGCCCTTGCGCGGGACGGCACTGCCTATGTCTCGTTCGAGGGCGCGGCCCGGGTGTTGCGCTACCGCGACCTGTCGGGCCCGGCCGAGAACCTGCCCGTGCATCCCGATTTCGCCCTGATGCAGAGGAACAGCGCGCTCGAAGCGCTGGCCATCGATGCCGGGGGCGCGATCTACACCCTGCCCGAACGGTCGGGCAGCGCCACGCGGCCCTTCCCGGTCTATCGCTATCAGAACGGGGTCTGGACCCAGCCCTTCGCCGTGCCCCGCCGCGGCTCCTTTCTGATCGTCGGCGCGGATTTCGGCCCCGATGGCCGGCTCTATGTGCTCGAGCGGCGGTTCCGCGGCCTTCTGGGCTTTGCCAGCCGCGTGCGCCGCTTCACCCTCGGCCCCGAGGGGATTACCGCCGAAGAGACGGTGTTCGAGACCCGCTCGGGCCGGTTCGGCAATCTCGAGGGGATCTCGGTCTGGCGCGATCCCGGCGGCGGCACGGTCCTGAGCCTCGTCGCCGACGACAATTTCCTGTTCCTGCTCCGGACCGAGCTGGTCGAGCTGCGCCTCCGCGATTGACAGGCGGCCCCCTGCGGGAGTAGGCCGCGCTGTCCCCGGACGGGGGCCAAGTCTCCGCGACCTTGTCAAAACGGAAAAGACATGACCCGCAGCCTGATCCCCGCCATTCTGGCGATGGCCGCCATCGTGGTGGCCTCGAACATCCTCGTTCAGTTCCTGTTCGGCCAGTGGCTGACCTGGGGCGCCTTCACCTATCCTCTGGCCTTCCTCGTGACCGACCTCACGAACCGCTTCCGGGGCGCCGCCGCCGCGCGCCGCGTGGTGCTGGCGGGCTTTGCCACCGGCATCGTCTGCTCGCTGATCGGCACGCAGATCCAGGGCGAGTTCGGCCCGCTCGTCACGCTGCGCATCGCGCTGGGGTCGGGGCTTGCCTTCCTCGTGGCCCAGATGCTCGACGTGACCGTCTTCGACCGGATGCGCCATGCGCGCGGCTGGTGGCAGGCGCCGCTGATCTCGACGCTCGTGGGCTCCAGCCTCGATACGCTGATCTTCTTCGGCACCGCCTTTTCGGCGGCGCTCGTCTGGCTGGAACCTTCGAACGACGTGTCCTGGGCGAACGAGATCCTGCCGCTACTGGGCGCAGGGCCCGAGGCTCCGCTCTGGCTTTCGCTGGCCGTCGCGGACTGGTCCATCAAGCTTCTGCTCGCTTTGGTGGCACTCCTGCCGTTCCGCATCATTGTCAGGCGGATGACCGCAGACGTTGCGTAATCATCATTTGACAAACACCAGATCTGTGCCACCTTTCCCCTTATCGGCAACCATTTGAAAGGAGGTGATCCAGTGTCTAGAGTGATATTGGAGAGACGTGTCGGGACAGCCATCGGGGGTGTTTTCTGAGGGCAGCCCCTCTTTGAACGCACCGGTGGTTGGGCTAGCTCCTAACTGGCTCATCTCCTTGGATCTCGGAAAGGGTCGCCCCTCGTGGCGGCCCTTTCTCGTAGGGCGCGGCCCGTTGCGGAGGGCCGGCGCCCGCGATAGGCCCCTTTCATGCTGCGCATCACCGATCAGATCACGCTCGCCGACTGGGAACTGACCGAGAGCTTTTCGCGCTCGTCGGGGCCGGGGGGGCAGAACGTCAACAAGGTCGAGACGGCCGTCGAACTGCGCTTCGAGGCCGAGCGGTCGCCGCATCTGTCGCCCGCGGTCAAGGCGCGGCTGAAGCGGCTGGCGGGTCGGCGCTGGACGCAGGAGGGCGCCATCGTCATCCGGGCGGAAGAGACGCGCAGCCAGCAGCGCAACCGCGAGCTGGCGCGCGAGCGGCTGGCCGAGATGGTGCGCGCGGCGCTGGTCGCGCCGAAGCGGCGGATCGCGACGAAACCCACGCTCGGCAGCCAGCGCCGCAGGCTCGCCGCCAAGTCGATCCGCAGCGACGTGAAGGCCGGGCGCGGCCGGGTGAGCGACGAGGAGAGCTGAGGCCCGTCTCAGACCTGCACTTCGTAGGCCACCTGATCGCCCACGCCGAAGACGCGCTTGTAGCGCGCGATCTCGTCGGCGGGACCCATCGCCTTCAGCGGATTGTCCGAGAGCTTCACCGTGGGCCGTCCGTCCGCCGCCACCGCCTTGCAGACGAGGCTGAAGGGGGCCAGCGCATCGTCCTTCACGAGGCCGCGGAAATCGTTGGTGAACATCGTCCCCCAGCCGAAGCTGACCTTCACCTGGCCGTGGAACTGGCGGTGCAGCTCCTCGATCTTCTCGACATCGAGCCCGTCCGAGAAGATCACGAGCTTGCGGCGCGGATCCTCGCCCCGGCTCTGCCACCAGCGGATCGCGGTCTCGGCGCCCTGGGCCGGGTCGCCCGAGTCGATGCGGATGCCCGTCCAGGTCGAGAGCCAGTCCGGCGCGCGGGCGAGGAAGCCTTCGGTGCCGTAGGTGTCGGGCAGGATGATGCGGAGGTTGCCGTCATGCTCCTCGTGCCAGTCGGCCAGCACCTGATAGGGCGCGCGGGCGAGGTCTTCGTCCGTCGTGGCCAGGGCGGAATAGACCATCGGCAGCTCGTGGGCATTGGTGCCGATGGCCTCGACCTCGCGCCGCATGGCGATCAGGCAGTTCGAGGTGCCGGTGAAGGCATCGCCCAGCCCCTCGATCATCGCCTGCACGCACCAGTCCTGCCAGAGGAAGGAATGCCGCCGCCGGGTGCCGAAATCCGCGATCTTCAGCCGCT contains:
- a CDS encoding MFS transporter; this encodes MARARLRIWGWYFFDWASQPYSTLLLTFVFAPYFAEVARGRYLAEGMDAVAAGAAAQSLWATGLGAASLVVALLAPLLGAVADAGGRRLVWIWGFSAFYILGSAGLWALAHGGDGLVWALVCFGLGFVGMEFATIFTNALLPSLGPRDRIGEISGSGFAFGYLGGVLALALMLLFLAESAQTGRTLIGLPPAFGLDPELREGTRAVGPFTALWYAVFMVPFFLWVREPALPRSPVRFGAALGRLGSFLKSLPRRRSLAAYLASSLLYRDALNALYGFGGVYASGVLGWSIIQIGVFGVVGAVTATVASWAGGRADRRFGPKPVIAVCILLLTAVCILIVGTARESLFGQPLPEGSRLPDLIFFGCGALIGGAGGALQAASRTLMACHTTPERATEAFGIYALSGKVTSFLAPFLIALATGLSGSQRAGIAPLILLFLAGLVLLVWVKPGGEQRAVT
- the mepA gene encoding penicillin-insensitive murein endopeptidase, producing MIRILSFLLALGMATGVQAEPKANKLFGAQTGPSRHAPMPIGSYNRGCAAGLVQMPESGPTWQVMRLSRNRAWGHPEMIEFLQALSVAARQIGWAGLYVGDISQPRGGPMTSGHASHQIGLDADVWMLPPRRLDLTVADRERISSIPVRSADQRSVTANWTRAHHTLLRSAASDDRVDRIFVAAAVKLEMCKTATRADRAWLQKIRPVPGHDTHFHIRLKCPRGAVACQTQTPTVAELSKGGDGCDETLTWWVTDYLNPPKSPPKKPSGPRPKGARDYTLSDLPAQCREVLASR
- a CDS encoding esterase-like activity of phytase family protein → MPRSPRLALIAGLVLGLALGGSADTPGDGVTRFVWTAEDPLFGGLSALEMSEDGRSVTVLSDRGAWTRGQVIRDAEGRILDIRTEPMRLLRGRGEEPLARRRNDSEGLALARDGTAYVSFEGAARVLRYRDLSGPAENLPVHPDFALMQRNSALEALAIDAGGAIYTLPERSGSATRPFPVYRYQNGVWTQPFAVPRRGSFLIVGADFGPDGRLYVLERRFRGLLGFASRVRRFTLGPEGITAEETVFETRSGRFGNLEGISVWRDPGGGTVLSLVADDNFLFLLRTELVELRLRD
- a CDS encoding queuosine precursor transporter, whose translation is MTRSLIPAILAMAAIVVASNILVQFLFGQWLTWGAFTYPLAFLVTDLTNRFRGAAAARRVVLAGFATGIVCSLIGTQIQGEFGPLVTLRIALGSGLAFLVAQMLDVTVFDRMRHARGWWQAPLISTLVGSSLDTLIFFGTAFSAALVWLEPSNDVSWANEILPLLGAGPEAPLWLSLAVADWSIKLLLALVALLPFRIIVRRMTADVA
- the arfB gene encoding alternative ribosome rescue aminoacyl-tRNA hydrolase ArfB, whose protein sequence is MLRITDQITLADWELTESFSRSSGPGGQNVNKVETAVELRFEAERSPHLSPAVKARLKRLAGRRWTQEGAIVIRAEETRSQQRNRELARERLAEMVRAALVAPKRRIATKPTLGSQRRRLAAKSIRSDVKAGRGRVSDEES
- the pncB gene encoding nicotinate phosphoribosyltransferase; this translates as MVDIATRVYNHKWKIDPIVRSLIDTDFYKLLMCQSVFRNRPDTVVRFSLINRTSSVRLAELIDEGELREQLDHIRTLSLSRGESTFLRGNTFYGKRQMFRPDFMEWFENLRMPPYHLEKRDGQYELTFEGKWPEVMLWEIPALAVLMELRSRAVLATMGRFELQVLYARAMTKLWEKIERLKRIERLKIADFGTRRRHSFLWQDWCVQAMIEGLGDAFTGTSNCLIAMRREVEAIGTNAHELPMVYSALATTDEDLARAPYQVLADWHEEHDGNLRIILPDTYGTEGFLARAPDWLSTWTGIRIDSGDPAQGAETAIRWWQSRGEDPRRKLVIFSDGLDVEKIEELHRQFHGQVKVSFGWGTMFTNDFRGLVKDDALAPFSLVCKAVAADGRPTVKLSDNPLKAMGPADEIARYKRVFGVGDQVAYEVQV